A part of Vicinamibacterales bacterium genomic DNA contains:
- a CDS encoding AAA family ATPase, with amino-acid sequence MQPTVTLLGSIERDLAAALRDRGFTVTENDLAIAVASHVAGTKGPDVFVVDTRALPSLPRDVANLRRHFPQSGIVILAKALDPNAMLDAMRMGVSEWVPEPLSIDDLETAVRRMVRPVLGTVAGRAFAVMGGKGGVGCTTVAVNLATALRQATGEPTLFVDLHTAHGDASVFLGVEPRFSVLDALENIHRLDQTYMKGLVTGTKAGIDLLAAATRPQLGPIDALRVRALVEFVTTTYPWVVIDCPRTDGTLIEALDSVSAVLVVANQEIATLRSASRLAATVRQRAGAQRVRIAINRFDAESEIGRKDVERVMGGPVAYTFPSDYRASVAALNRGEPLIMQNHTRLATAFEDVARDLAGLGPVNREQGRSGGFFARLGGRR; translated from the coding sequence GTGCAACCGACAGTCACCCTCCTCGGCTCCATCGAACGCGACCTCGCGGCCGCGCTGCGCGACCGCGGCTTCACGGTGACCGAGAACGATCTGGCCATCGCCGTGGCGTCCCATGTCGCCGGCACGAAGGGACCCGATGTCTTCGTCGTGGACACGCGGGCGCTGCCGTCGCTGCCGCGCGATGTGGCGAACCTCCGCCGCCACTTCCCGCAGTCCGGGATCGTGATTCTCGCCAAGGCGCTCGACCCGAACGCCATGCTCGACGCCATGCGGATGGGCGTGAGCGAATGGGTGCCCGAGCCCCTGTCGATCGACGATCTGGAAACGGCCGTCCGCCGGATGGTCCGCCCGGTGCTCGGCACGGTGGCCGGACGCGCCTTCGCCGTCATGGGCGGCAAGGGCGGGGTGGGCTGCACGACGGTCGCGGTCAACCTCGCGACGGCGCTGCGCCAGGCGACGGGCGAACCGACGCTGTTCGTGGACCTGCACACGGCGCACGGCGACGCCTCGGTCTTTCTGGGCGTCGAGCCGCGTTTCTCGGTGCTGGACGCCCTGGAGAACATCCACCGGCTCGACCAGACGTACATGAAGGGATTGGTCACGGGGACCAAGGCCGGGATTGATCTCCTGGCCGCGGCGACGCGTCCCCAGCTCGGTCCGATCGACGCCTTGCGGGTACGGGCGCTCGTCGAGTTCGTGACGACCACGTATCCCTGGGTCGTGATCGACTGCCCCCGAACCGACGGCACGCTCATCGAGGCCCTCGATTCCGTGTCGGCGGTCCTGGTCGTCGCGAACCAGGAAATTGCCACGTTGCGCAGCGCGAGCCGCCTGGCCGCGACGGTCCGTCAGCGCGCCGGCGCCCAGCGGGTCCGCATCGCCATCAACCGCTTCGACGCCGAGTCCGAGATCGGCAGGAAGGACGTGGAGCGTGTGATGGGTGGACCCGTGGCGTACACCTTCCCGAGCGACTACCGCGCATCGGTGGCCGCCCTGAACCGGGGCGAGCCCCTCATCATGCAGAATCACACGCGTCTGGCGACGGCCTTCGAGGACGTCGCCCGCGACCTGGCGGGCCTTGGTCCCGTGAACCGCGAGCAAGGACGGTCCGGCGGCTTCTTCGCCAGACTCGGAGGGCGCCGATGA
- a CDS encoding VWA domain-containing protein, translated as MTGPSRRWAAVAALVALATAGAAAGRQDTRVRITSPLGRTGVPGVIRVVAQVETPVEGGVVPVHFFVDGQTIGDDVDGPPYVVEWEDQNPYEAREIRVDVEDGRGGVVSDTVALPALEVVEETSVASVLLEATVVDEDGRYISSLGKDDFHLTEDGVAHALDLVQLQSLPTTFTLLIDSSQSLSRRMDMVKAAARRLASRLRDGDKVIVAPFRTTVESTTGPTDDARTIADAIDAIRARGGTAILDALAKLPDLFNHVEGRHVVILLTDGYDEKSSTSYEEAMGALQRLQATVYVVGIGGVAGISLKGEMLLKRIATQMGGRAFFPIRQEQLPDVHANVAADAYHRYVISYTPQNQEADGTFREIALTTSHPEYRVRTREGYFAPKPPPVKPTLEFSASYADGAVGSLAAPDLVIVEDGVVQQVESFEEAVAPISIAMVVDTSGSMRRALPLAQAAARSFVTSLRPTDPLALIRFADHVVVEHEFSERRQTTLDAIDRLQAVGGTALWDAMHDSMQVLRQRDGRRAIVLLSDGRDEDNPGTAPGSVHTLDEVLALVRDTDTVVYAIGLGANVDRPALERMAQLSGGAASFPAEAVELEGEYQRILETLRQRYVVGYTSTNPVRDGAWRNVVIAARPPGVTIRSAGGYRAPKRAAPLPQ; from the coding sequence ATGACGGGGCCCTCCCGACGGTGGGCCGCGGTGGCGGCGCTCGTCGCGCTGGCCACCGCCGGGGCGGCCGCGGGGCGCCAGGATACGCGCGTGCGCATCACGTCGCCGCTCGGGCGGACCGGCGTCCCCGGGGTGATCCGCGTGGTGGCACAGGTGGAGACCCCCGTCGAAGGGGGCGTCGTGCCGGTGCATTTCTTCGTCGACGGCCAGACCATCGGCGACGACGTCGACGGCCCGCCGTACGTCGTCGAGTGGGAGGACCAGAACCCCTACGAAGCGCGTGAGATCCGGGTGGACGTCGAAGACGGGCGCGGCGGCGTCGTCTCCGACACGGTCGCGCTGCCGGCACTCGAGGTCGTCGAGGAGACCAGCGTCGCGTCCGTGCTGCTGGAGGCCACGGTCGTCGACGAGGACGGACGCTATATCTCATCGCTCGGGAAGGACGACTTCCACCTCACCGAGGATGGCGTGGCGCACGCCCTCGACCTGGTGCAGCTCCAGAGCCTGCCGACGACGTTCACGCTGCTCATCGACAGCAGCCAGAGCCTGAGCCGGCGCATGGACATGGTGAAGGCCGCGGCCCGGCGCCTCGCCTCGCGCCTCCGCGACGGTGACAAGGTGATCGTGGCGCCCTTCCGGACGACCGTCGAGTCGACGACGGGGCCGACCGACGACGCGCGGACGATCGCGGACGCCATCGACGCGATTCGCGCGCGGGGCGGGACGGCCATTCTCGACGCGCTCGCGAAGCTCCCCGATCTGTTCAACCACGTCGAGGGGCGGCACGTGGTGATCCTCTTGACCGACGGCTACGACGAGAAGAGCAGCACCTCGTACGAGGAGGCGATGGGCGCCCTCCAGCGCCTCCAGGCCACGGTGTACGTCGTGGGCATCGGGGGCGTCGCCGGCATCTCGCTCAAGGGCGAGATGCTCCTCAAGCGCATCGCCACGCAGATGGGCGGCCGCGCCTTCTTCCCGATCCGCCAGGAACAGCTGCCAGACGTCCACGCCAACGTCGCCGCGGATGCCTACCATCGCTACGTGATCAGCTACACGCCGCAGAACCAGGAGGCGGACGGCACCTTTCGCGAGATCGCCCTCACGACCTCGCACCCCGAGTACCGCGTGCGCACGCGGGAGGGCTACTTCGCGCCGAAGCCCCCGCCCGTGAAGCCGACGCTCGAGTTCAGCGCCTCCTACGCGGACGGCGCTGTCGGCTCGCTCGCGGCGCCCGACCTCGTCATCGTCGAGGACGGCGTGGTCCAGCAGGTGGAGTCCTTCGAGGAGGCCGTCGCGCCCATCTCCATCGCGATGGTGGTGGACACGAGCGGGAGCATGCGCCGGGCGCTGCCCCTCGCACAGGCAGCGGCGCGCTCGTTCGTCACGTCGCTCCGGCCCACGGACCCGCTGGCCCTCATCCGTTTCGCGGACCACGTCGTCGTCGAGCACGAGTTCTCGGAGCGGCGCCAGACCACCCTGGATGCCATCGATCGCCTGCAGGCCGTGGGCGGCACGGCCCTGTGGGACGCCATGCACGATTCGATGCAGGTGCTGCGGCAGCGTGACGGCCGGCGCGCGATCGTCCTGCTCTCGGACGGCCGGGATGAAGACAACCCGGGCACGGCGCCTGGAAGCGTGCACACTCTCGATGAAGTCCTCGCGCTCGTCCGCGACACGGACACGGTGGTGTACGCGATCGGCCTGGGCGCCAACGTCGACAGGCCCGCGCTCGAGCGGATGGCGCAGCTGTCGGGCGGCGCCGCGTCGTTCCCGGCGGAGGCCGTGGAACTCGAAGGCGAGTACCAGCGGATTCTCGAGACGCTGCGCCAGCGATACGTCGTCGGCTACACGTCGACGAATCCCGTCAGGGACGGCGCCTGGCGCAACGTGGTCATCGCGGCGAGACCGCCGGGCGTCACGATCCGGAGTGCCGGAGGCTACCGGGCGCCGAAACGGGCGGCGCCGCTACCGCAGTGA
- a CDS encoding type II secretion system F family protein, giving the protein MALALLTFGMTLAVMLGLYWALVVRPEAERSRALARRVERMDPTTTTDTRVAVPVTATSVFDALLSSNLAVATRMQAYLAEAGLTWSASGLATRTAAAAVAAAVVGLLMTGRSFGLAAAVIGAAGPYLYAARRRAVRLTAFEEQFPEAIDLIARSLRAGHTFTTGLGIAADEIPPPVGLEFRRVYDEQNFGMAMPEALRSMAQRVPVLDARFFVTAVLTQREAGGNLAEVLDNLSSVMRERFKVRRQIRVISAHGRITAWVLTLLPLGLAGTLWLVSPTFMRPLLDDPLGVRLIVAAITLQVLGTVIIAKMVNVEY; this is encoded by the coding sequence ATGGCGCTCGCCCTCCTGACCTTCGGGATGACCCTGGCCGTGATGCTGGGGCTGTACTGGGCGCTCGTGGTCCGGCCCGAGGCCGAACGCTCGCGCGCGCTGGCCCGCCGGGTCGAACGGATGGACCCGACGACGACCACCGACACCCGGGTGGCCGTTCCGGTCACGGCGACGTCGGTGTTCGACGCGCTGCTGTCGAGCAACCTGGCCGTCGCCACCCGGATGCAGGCGTATCTGGCGGAGGCAGGGCTGACATGGTCGGCCTCGGGACTTGCCACCCGCACGGCCGCCGCGGCCGTCGCGGCCGCCGTGGTGGGCCTGCTGATGACCGGCCGCTCGTTCGGCCTCGCGGCCGCCGTCATCGGGGCGGCCGGGCCCTACCTCTACGCCGCGCGTCGCCGCGCCGTGCGGCTCACGGCCTTCGAGGAGCAGTTCCCCGAGGCCATCGATCTCATCGCCCGGTCGCTCCGTGCCGGACACACCTTCACGACCGGGCTCGGCATCGCCGCTGACGAGATCCCGCCGCCGGTCGGCCTCGAGTTCCGGCGCGTCTACGACGAGCAGAACTTCGGCATGGCGATGCCCGAGGCCCTCAGGAGCATGGCCCAGCGGGTCCCCGTCCTCGACGCGCGCTTCTTCGTCACGGCCGTCCTGACCCAGCGCGAGGCCGGCGGCAACCTGGCGGAGGTCCTGGACAACCTGTCGAGCGTCATGCGCGAGCGGTTCAAGGTGCGGCGCCAGATTCGCGTGATCTCGGCCCACGGCCGCATCACCGCGTGGGTCCTGACACTGCTGCCCCTCGGCCTGGCGGGCACGCTCTGGCTGGTGTCCCCGACGTTCATGCGGCCGCTGCTCGACGACCCGCTCGGCGTGCGGCTGATCGTCGCGGCCATCACCCTGCAGGTCCTGGGAACCGTGATCATCGCCAAGATGGTGAACGTGGAGTACTGA
- the folE gene encoding GTP cyclohydrolase I FolE: protein METARYDTAMQELITRLLVAIGEDPNREGLAKTPGRVARSMEFLTSGYRTNVDDVINGALFSVDYNEMVIVRDIDFYSLCEHHLLPFFGKCHVAYIPNGRVIGLSKIPRLVEMFARRLQLQERMTSQIAETIREQVQPLGVGVVCEGTHLCMAMRGVETQHATAVTSAMLGAFQDDVRTRTEFLQLIRGR from the coding sequence ATGGAAACCGCAAGGTATGATACGGCCATGCAGGAACTCATCACCCGCCTCCTCGTCGCGATCGGGGAGGATCCGAACCGCGAAGGCCTGGCCAAGACTCCCGGGCGCGTGGCGCGGTCGATGGAGTTCCTGACCAGCGGCTACCGGACCAACGTCGACGACGTCATCAACGGCGCACTCTTCTCGGTCGACTACAACGAGATGGTGATCGTGCGCGACATCGACTTCTACAGTCTATGCGAGCATCACCTGCTGCCGTTCTTCGGCAAGTGCCACGTCGCCTACATTCCGAATGGCCGGGTCATCGGCCTCAGCAAGATCCCGCGGCTCGTCGAGATGTTCGCCAGGCGGCTGCAGCTCCAGGAGCGCATGACGAGCCAGATCGCCGAGACGATTCGCGAACAGGTGCAGCCGCTGGGCGTCGGGGTCGTATGCGAAGGCACCCACCTGTGCATGGCGATGCGGGGCGTCGAGACGCAGCACGCCACGGCGGTCACGAGCGCCATGCTGGGGGCGTTCCAGGACGACGTCCGGACGCGCACCGAGTTCCTGCAGCTCATCCGCGGCCGCTGA
- a CDS encoding TRAP transporter TatT component family protein, which translates to MAVSYLAVSMLLAAPHAPAAAVQDARPSSSDLDALYRDRDHAASAAAAERGWAARVAADPRDFDSAWRLARARYWLGTNGPGDEDERKRVLEAGIEAGRLAAEARPDSPAGYFWMAANMGALADAHGLRQGMKYRGRIKDALERALALDPSYLDGSPDRALGRWYFKVPRLFGGDLRRSEEHLRKSLAYKSDSIITLLFLGETLLARDRRAEARDVLQRAVGATPDPEWAPEDARFQAEARTLLASIRQ; encoded by the coding sequence ATGGCCGTATCATACCTTGCGGTTTCCATGCTGCTGGCGGCGCCGCACGCGCCCGCGGCCGCCGTACAGGACGCGCGTCCGTCGTCCTCCGATCTCGACGCGCTGTATCGCGATCGCGATCATGCGGCGAGTGCCGCCGCCGCCGAACGTGGATGGGCGGCGCGGGTGGCCGCCGACCCGCGCGACTTCGACTCCGCGTGGAGGCTCGCGCGGGCCCGCTACTGGCTCGGCACCAATGGCCCCGGCGATGAGGATGAGCGGAAGCGCGTCCTGGAAGCGGGCATCGAGGCGGGTCGGCTCGCGGCCGAGGCCCGGCCCGACTCGCCTGCCGGCTATTTCTGGATGGCCGCCAATATGGGGGCCCTGGCCGACGCCCACGGCCTGCGGCAGGGGATGAAGTATCGCGGACGGATCAAGGACGCGCTCGAGCGCGCGCTCGCGCTCGACCCCTCGTACCTGGACGGCTCCCCCGATCGGGCGCTGGGCCGCTGGTATTTCAAGGTCCCGCGGCTGTTCGGCGGCGACCTGCGGCGTTCGGAGGAGCACCTGCGCAAGTCGCTGGCCTACAAGTCCGACAGCATCATCACGCTGCTGTTCCTGGGCGAGACGCTGCTGGCGCGCGATCGCCGCGCCGAGGCCCGCGACGTGCTGCAGCGGGCCGTCGGAGCCACGCCCGATCCCGAGTGGGCGCCGGAGGACGCGCGCTTCCAGGCCGAGGCCCGGACGCTGCTCGCGTCGATCCGCCAGTGA
- a CDS encoding ATP-binding protein, translated as MTTHTASPDHARVPLAPLTVEETGLSQDVLEQLVLKVLHMSGEQTASSLSRRLGLLHSVLEPILQHLKHSYLCDVRGGASLGGPSYVYRITDAGRARAMLALEQSQYVGTAPVPFAQYADYMHAFMARAARTVTRETVDRAFEHLVLSRRVLDQLGPAVNGGHSLFVYGPPGNGKTVISQGIARLLTGEVAIPQAIDFEGHLVQVFDPAVHVPIAISPDEPLDRGAPATDARWIRCARPLVMVGGELTLQSLELAFNSGSRLYQAPIQLLANGGVLVIDDFGRQRCSVVDLLNRWILPLESRTDYLTVQSGQKMPVPFAVLVVFATNIKPTDLVDEAFLRRIHYKVFAENPTALDFARIFERCCHERGLPYDALLVDRLIAEFFRRRGIALRGCHPRDLIDHALAIADYLGAPRVLTYERLLDACTSYFLDEQAAGGPA; from the coding sequence ATGACCACCCACACGGCGTCGCCGGACCACGCCCGCGTGCCGCTGGCTCCGCTCACGGTGGAGGAGACGGGCCTGTCCCAGGACGTGCTGGAACAGCTCGTCCTGAAGGTCCTCCACATGAGCGGCGAGCAGACGGCCTCGTCGCTGTCCCGGCGCCTCGGACTCCTGCACTCGGTGCTGGAACCGATCCTCCAGCACCTCAAGCACTCCTACCTGTGCGACGTGCGGGGCGGCGCCTCCCTCGGCGGCCCGTCGTACGTCTACCGCATCACCGACGCCGGGCGAGCCCGGGCGATGCTCGCGCTCGAGCAGAGCCAGTACGTCGGAACGGCGCCGGTGCCCTTCGCCCAGTACGCGGACTACATGCACGCGTTCATGGCCCGCGCGGCACGGACCGTCACCCGCGAGACGGTGGACCGCGCCTTCGAGCACCTGGTCCTCAGCCGGCGGGTGCTGGACCAGCTCGGACCAGCCGTGAACGGCGGCCATTCCCTGTTCGTCTACGGGCCGCCCGGCAACGGCAAGACCGTGATCTCCCAAGGGATCGCCCGCCTGCTCACGGGCGAGGTGGCCATCCCCCAGGCGATCGATTTCGAAGGCCACCTGGTCCAGGTGTTCGACCCGGCCGTCCACGTCCCGATCGCCATCAGCCCCGACGAGCCGCTCGACCGGGGCGCCCCGGCGACCGACGCCCGCTGGATCCGGTGCGCGAGGCCCCTCGTGATGGTGGGCGGCGAGCTGACGCTGCAGTCGCTCGAACTCGCCTTCAACAGCGGCTCGCGCCTGTACCAGGCCCCGATCCAGCTCCTCGCCAACGGCGGTGTCCTGGTCATCGACGACTTCGGGCGGCAGCGCTGCTCCGTGGTGGACCTGCTGAACCGGTGGATCCTGCCGCTGGAGAGCCGGACGGACTACCTGACGGTGCAGTCGGGGCAGAAGATGCCCGTGCCGTTCGCCGTGCTCGTCGTCTTCGCCACCAACATCAAGCCGACGGACCTCGTCGACGAGGCGTTCCTCCGGCGCATCCACTACAAGGTGTTCGCCGAGAACCCGACCGCCCTCGACTTCGCCCGCATCTTCGAGCGGTGCTGTCACGAGCGGGGGCTGCCGTACGACGCCCTGCTCGTGGATCGCCTGATCGCCGAGTTCTTCCGGCGACGCGGCATCGCGCTGCGCGGCTGCCACCCGCGGGACCTCATCGATCACGCGCTGGCCATCGCCGACTATCTGGGCGCGCCGCGCGTCCTGACTTACGAACGGCTGTTGGACGCGTGCACGAGCTACTTCCTCGACGAACAGGCGGCCGGCGGACCCGCATGA
- a CDS encoding CpaF family protein, protein MSAGPHTTERRSDRPAPGVDVRQAHYQESKERIHRALLNRLNLDRLTRVGRAQAEPEIRSLIVSLLETETRGVPLSLFEREALITDVLHELFGLGPLETLLADPSISDILVNRYDQVYVEREGRLEPSPLVFKDNQHLLRIIERIVSSVGRRIDESSPMVDARLTDGSRVNAVIPPLALDGPLLSIRRFRTDRLGARDLVDRLTLTGPMMEFLSAAVAARLNVVVSGGTGAGKTTFLNALSSFISERERIVTIEDAAELMLRQRHVVRLETRPANIEGKGAVHQRQLVINALRMRPDRIVVGEVRGEEALDMLQAMNTGHEGSLTTIHANSPRDALYRLDTMVAMANLNIPEKAIRQQVASAIHLVVQLSRFSDGHRRVTAITEVTGLEQGVVTMQDIFLFERHGVTAEGRVTGMFRATGIRPKCAQLLATSGYAMAADMFDHRVAVA, encoded by the coding sequence ATGAGTGCAGGCCCACACACGACCGAACGTCGTTCGGACCGCCCGGCTCCAGGCGTGGACGTCCGGCAGGCCCATTACCAGGAGAGCAAGGAGCGCATCCACCGCGCCCTGCTCAACCGGCTGAACCTCGACCGTCTGACGCGCGTCGGGCGCGCGCAGGCTGAACCCGAGATCCGCAGCCTGATCGTGTCCCTGCTCGAGACCGAGACGCGCGGCGTGCCGCTGAGCCTGTTCGAGCGCGAAGCGCTCATCACGGACGTCCTCCACGAGCTCTTCGGCCTGGGGCCACTCGAGACGCTCCTGGCCGACCCGTCGATCTCGGACATCCTCGTCAATCGGTACGACCAGGTCTACGTGGAGCGCGAAGGACGCCTGGAGCCGAGCCCGCTCGTCTTCAAGGACAACCAGCACCTGCTCCGCATCATCGAGCGGATCGTGAGCTCCGTCGGGCGCCGCATCGACGAATCGAGCCCGATGGTCGATGCGCGCCTGACCGACGGCTCCCGCGTGAACGCCGTCATTCCCCCGCTGGCGCTCGACGGCCCCCTGCTGTCGATCCGGCGCTTCCGCACCGACCGCCTGGGCGCGCGCGACCTCGTGGATCGGCTCACGCTCACGGGGCCGATGATGGAGTTCCTGAGCGCGGCCGTGGCCGCTCGCCTGAACGTCGTGGTCTCCGGCGGCACGGGCGCTGGCAAGACGACGTTCCTGAACGCGCTTTCCAGCTTCATCTCGGAGCGCGAGCGCATCGTGACGATCGAGGATGCGGCCGAGCTGATGCTCCGCCAGCGGCACGTCGTGCGCCTCGAGACGCGCCCGGCGAACATCGAGGGCAAGGGCGCCGTCCACCAGCGCCAGCTCGTCATCAACGCCCTGCGCATGCGGCCCGATCGCATCGTGGTCGGCGAGGTGCGCGGCGAGGAGGCGCTCGACATGCTGCAGGCCATGAACACGGGCCACGAAGGCAGCCTGACGACCATCCACGCCAACAGCCCGCGCGACGCGCTGTACCGCCTCGACACCATGGTGGCCATGGCCAACCTCAACATCCCGGAGAAGGCCATCCGGCAGCAGGTGGCGTCGGCCATCCACCTCGTCGTGCAGCTGTCGCGCTTCTCGGACGGGCACCGCCGGGTCACGGCGATCACCGAAGTGACGGGTCTCGAGCAGGGTGTCGTGACGATGCAGGACATCTTCCTGTTCGAGCGCCACGGCGTCACCGCCGAGGGGCGCGTGACCGGAATGTTCCGGGCCACCGGCATCCGACCGAAGTGCGCCCAACTCCTGGCGACCTCGGGGTACGCGATGGCCGCCGACATGTTCGACCACCGCGTGGCGGTGGCCTAG
- a CDS encoding type II secretion system F family protein, with product MDAALLIAVLFLAVALAMGTLLWHLTEPDVTRRRLSEVVAGTAAPVRRRESVLSEAPSQLARRVRSFVPKSPQHMNHIQRMLASAGYHGEWPAIAFAAIQLALPVAIAVTTLVTFGSAALLPGVVGGAIGYYLPVLWLGRKIDDRRREIRNGLPDAIDLLIVCLEAGSGIDQALARVADELQIAYPALARELELIGSETRAGKPRMEAFKNFAERTKVDDVRSLVAMLVQTDRFGTSLGQALRTHADTSRTKRRQRAEERAAKLSVKLLFPLVFCLFPATFAVVLGPAAVQIYRQLVLNLGAQ from the coding sequence ATGGACGCCGCCCTCCTCATCGCCGTCCTCTTCCTGGCCGTGGCCCTCGCGATGGGCACGCTACTCTGGCACCTGACGGAGCCGGATGTCACGCGGCGCCGCCTGTCCGAGGTCGTGGCGGGGACGGCCGCGCCCGTGCGGCGGCGTGAATCCGTCCTGTCGGAGGCGCCGAGTCAGCTGGCGCGGCGCGTCCGCTCGTTCGTGCCCAAATCCCCGCAGCACATGAACCACATCCAGCGGATGCTGGCCAGCGCGGGCTACCACGGCGAGTGGCCGGCCATCGCGTTCGCCGCCATCCAGCTGGCGCTGCCGGTGGCAATTGCGGTGACGACGCTGGTCACGTTCGGCTCGGCGGCGCTGCTGCCGGGCGTGGTCGGCGGCGCGATCGGCTACTACCTCCCCGTGCTGTGGCTCGGGCGGAAGATCGACGATCGACGGCGTGAGATCCGGAACGGCCTGCCCGACGCCATCGATCTGCTGATCGTCTGCCTGGAGGCCGGATCGGGCATCGACCAGGCGTTGGCTCGCGTCGCGGACGAATTGCAGATCGCCTACCCGGCACTGGCCCGGGAGCTCGAGCTGATCGGGTCGGAAACCCGGGCCGGCAAGCCGCGCATGGAGGCCTTCAAGAACTTTGCCGAGCGCACGAAGGTGGACGACGTCCGCTCGCTGGTGGCGATGCTCGTCCAGACCGACCGCTTCGGCACGAGCTTGGGGCAGGCGCTCAGGACGCACGCGGACACGTCGCGGACCAAGCGCAGGCAGCGGGCGGAAGAACGGGCGGCGAAACTGAGCGTGAAGCTGCTCTTCCCGCTCGTGTTCTGTCTGTTTCCTGCGACGTTCGCCGTCGTGCTCGGCCCGGCGGCGGTGCAGATCTACCGGCAGCTCGTGCTGAACCTGGGTGCGCAGTAG